A genomic region of Blattabacterium cuenoti contains the following coding sequences:
- a CDS encoding succinate dehydrogenase cytochrome b subunit — MNHCNFFQSSIGKKVVMATTGIFLMIFLLLHLSVNLFLFSGEKAFNEAVFFMRKNIFIRMMEYVLAVGFFIHILLGVQLHLTNKKIKGEIDYAMNSYLTTSFSSRTMVYTGILILCFLGLHLINFMIPMKYSDPRHLISDYDIVVTLFKNPYYTFIYVFSFFILGIHLNHGFQSSFQSLGLSNKKRLVWIQRFGFVYFWFICSGFSIIAIWFFFNDN, encoded by the coding sequence GTGAATCATTGTAATTTTTTTCAATCCTCTATTGGAAAAAAAGTGGTTATGGCTACTACAGGTATTTTTTTAATGATTTTTTTATTATTGCATTTGAGTGTTAATTTATTTCTATTTTCAGGAGAAAAAGCTTTTAACGAAGCTGTTTTTTTTATGAGAAAAAATATATTTATTCGAATGATGGAATATGTTCTTGCTGTAGGTTTTTTTATTCATATTTTATTAGGAGTTCAGTTACATTTAACAAATAAAAAAATAAAAGGAGAAATTGATTATGCTATGAATTCTTATTTAACTACTTCATTTAGTAGTAGAACAATGGTATATACAGGTATTTTAATTTTATGTTTTTTGGGTTTACATCTTATCAATTTCATGATTCCTATGAAATATTCAGATCCTCGTCATTTAATTTCAGATTATGATATAGTTGTTACCTTATTCAAGAATCCTTATTATACATTTATATATGTATTTTCATTTTTTATTTTGGGGATTCATTTAAATCATGGATTTCAATCTTCTTTTCAATCTTTGGGTCTATCCAATAAAAAAAGATTGGTTTGGATACAAAGATTCGGTTTTGTGTATTTTTGGTTTATTTGTTCTGGATTTTCTATTATTGCTATTTGGTTTTTTTTTAATGATAACTAA
- a CDS encoding cysteine desulfurase family protein, which produces MKRAYLDNAASTPIRNEVVKVIIHTLKYSLGNPSSIQHSYGRETRSILEESRICIAKNIKASPSEIIFTSGGTEANNLVLRSSVLDLGIRHIITSQLEHPSVLQTILDLSIRYKISVDFISIDKKGILDFNNMEEILRNNIHKKILVSLMYANNEIGNLLEVDKVVFLCKKYNAYFHSDTIQVIGNLPINMEKLSFDFATASAHKFYGPKGVGFAFIRNNILKKMKPLITGGVQEYGIRSGTENIHGIAGLSEAFRLSCCTFTRHIKKMQDLKSYCISELKKIIPNIIFNGLSSHPDKSIPSILNFLYPTKKDYLLYFHLDLMGVAVSKGSSCNSNPKKTSHVIQLITDRYLLNKTMPIRISFGIFNEKGDIDTLVEALQKIRK; this is translated from the coding sequence ATGAAACGAGCATATTTGGATAACGCAGCTTCCACTCCTATAAGAAATGAAGTTGTGAAAGTAATAATTCATACATTAAAATATTCATTAGGAAATCCTTCTTCGATACAGCATAGTTATGGAAGAGAAACTCGTTCAATTTTAGAGGAATCTAGAATTTGTATTGCAAAAAATATTAAAGCTTCTCCTTCTGAGATTATTTTTACTTCAGGAGGAACTGAAGCTAATAATCTTGTATTAAGATCTTCAGTTTTAGATTTAGGTATAAGACATATTATTACCTCACAATTAGAACATCCATCTGTATTACAAACAATTTTAGATTTATCTATTAGATACAAAATATCTGTAGATTTTATTTCAATTGATAAAAAAGGAATATTAGATTTTAATAATATGGAAGAAATTTTGAGAAACAATATACATAAAAAAATACTTGTAAGTTTAATGTATGCTAATAATGAAATTGGGAATTTATTAGAGGTAGATAAAGTAGTTTTTTTATGCAAAAAATATAATGCTTATTTTCATTCAGATACCATACAAGTTATAGGAAATCTTCCTATTAATATGGAAAAATTATCCTTTGATTTTGCTACTGCAAGCGCACACAAATTTTATGGCCCAAAAGGAGTCGGTTTTGCTTTTATAAGAAATAATATTTTAAAAAAAATGAAGCCTTTGATTACTGGAGGAGTTCAAGAATATGGAATTCGTTCAGGAACGGAAAATATACATGGTATAGCAGGATTATCAGAAGCTTTTCGATTATCTTGTTGCACTTTTACAAGACATATAAAAAAAATGCAAGATTTAAAATCTTATTGTATTTCAGAACTGAAAAAAATAATTCCTAACATCATTTTTAATGGATTATCATCTCATCCTGATAAAAGTATTCCCTCTATATTAAATTTTTTATATCCTACGAAAAAAGATTATTTATTATATTTTCATTTAGATTTAATGGGAGTTGCTGTTTCTAAAGGAAGTTCTTGCAATAGTAATCCTAAAAAAACATCTCATGTGATTCAATTGATAACAGATAGATATTTATTAAATAAAACAATGCCTATTAGAATCTCTTTTGGAATTTTTAATGAAAAAGGAGATATAGATACCCTTGTAGAAGCTTTACAAAAAATTAGAAAATGA
- the rny gene encoding ribonuclease Y encodes MKINVGFSVIMGFLIGIIICYFFGKKIILKKYIQLLEKANFQAKKIIKNAEKEVESIKRKKMLQAKEKFVELKSKHEKDVYLREKKIIDTENKTREKENRLSREIEIYFKKNNRLEVQIHDYEKKYKILKNKQEEFENMHIQQVELLEKISNYSSEEAKNELIEILKEEAKAKAQTHIQNIIEESQLTAKMEAKKIVIQAIQRIGTEQAVENAVSVFNIESDDVKGRIIGREGRNIRALEKATGVEIIVDDTPEAILLSCFNPIRREIARLALHKLVIDGRIHPARIEEIVSKTEKQIEEEIIEVGKKTIIDLGIHGIHIELIRMVGRMKYRSSYGQNLLQHSREVAHLSGILASELGLNSKLAKRAGLLHDIGKVPENESELPHAILGMQWAEKYGENMEVSNAIGSHHDEIEMKVLISPIVQVSDSISGARPGVRRNSFESYSKRLKNLEDIAFSFDGVNKAFAIQAGRELRVLVESDKIDDKKAFQLSCDITEKIKNEMTYPGQIKVTVIRETRAVQIAK; translated from the coding sequence ATGAAAATAAATGTTGGATTTTCGGTCATAATGGGGTTTTTGATTGGAATTATTATATGTTATTTTTTTGGAAAAAAAATTATATTAAAAAAATATATTCAATTATTAGAAAAAGCTAATTTTCAGGCAAAAAAAATCATAAAAAATGCAGAGAAAGAAGTAGAATCCATAAAAAGAAAAAAAATGCTTCAAGCAAAAGAAAAATTTGTAGAACTTAAATCTAAACATGAAAAAGATGTTTATTTAAGAGAAAAAAAAATAATTGACACAGAAAATAAAACAAGAGAGAAAGAAAATCGATTATCTAGAGAAATAGAAATTTATTTTAAAAAAAATAATCGTTTAGAAGTACAAATACATGATTACGAAAAAAAATATAAAATTCTTAAAAATAAACAAGAAGAATTTGAAAATATGCATATTCAACAAGTAGAATTACTTGAAAAAATATCTAATTATTCTTCTGAAGAAGCTAAAAATGAATTAATTGAAATTCTTAAAGAAGAAGCAAAAGCAAAAGCACAAACTCATATACAAAACATTATAGAAGAATCACAATTAACTGCAAAAATGGAGGCAAAAAAAATTGTCATTCAAGCTATTCAAAGGATTGGAACAGAACAAGCAGTTGAAAATGCGGTATCCGTTTTTAACATAGAATCAGATGATGTAAAAGGTCGTATAATTGGACGAGAAGGAAGAAATATAAGAGCTTTAGAAAAAGCAACCGGAGTAGAAATTATTGTAGATGATACTCCAGAAGCTATTCTTTTATCTTGTTTTAATCCTATACGAAGAGAAATAGCACGATTAGCTCTTCATAAATTAGTTATAGATGGACGTATACATCCAGCTAGAATTGAAGAAATAGTATCTAAAACAGAAAAACAAATTGAAGAAGAAATAATAGAAGTAGGAAAAAAAACCATTATAGATTTAGGAATTCATGGAATACATATAGAATTAATCCGAATGGTAGGAAGAATGAAATATCGTTCTTCTTATGGACAGAATCTTTTACAGCATTCTCGTGAAGTCGCTCATTTATCAGGAATATTAGCTTCTGAATTAGGATTAAATTCAAAACTGGCAAAACGAGCTGGATTGTTACATGATATAGGAAAAGTACCTGAAAACGAATCAGAACTTCCTCATGCCATTCTAGGAATGCAATGGGCAGAAAAATATGGAGAAAATATGGAAGTTAGTAACGCTATAGGTTCACATCATGATGAAATAGAAATGAAAGTATTAATATCTCCCATAGTTCAAGTTTCAGATTCTATTAGTGGAGCTCGTCCTGGAGTGAGAAGAAATTCTTTTGAATCTTATTCAAAAAGACTAAAAAATTTGGAAGATATAGCGTTTAGTTTTGATGGAGTTAATAAAGCATTTGCTATACAAGCAGGAAGAGAATTGCGTGTATTAGTTGAAAGTGATAAAATTGATGATAAAAAAGCTTTTCAATTATCTTGTGATATAACAGAAAAAATAAAAAATGAAATGACTTATCCTGGTCAAATTAAAGTGACAGTGATTAGAGAAACTCGAGCTGTACAAATAGCTAAATAA
- a CDS encoding deoxyhypusine synthase family protein encodes MKDSPITFFIKKYFLHFNALTLSEAAKAYKYHIQNNGKMMITLAGAMSTAELGKILSEMIRKNKVHIISCTGANLEEDILNLIAHSHYKKIPHYRDLTPYEEKNFLKKGYYRVTDTCIPEEQAFKELQKHMLKVWIRAKKKSKRYFPHEYIYQLLLENILEPYYNIDSEDSWVLAAAKKNIPLIVPGWEDSTIGNIFASFCMKKLFQPILVKTGIEYMLFLAKWYQKESIKHKIGFFQIGGGISGDFPICVVPMLSQDIGFHPTPFWSYFCQISDSTTSYGSYSGAIPNEKITWGKLDKDTPKFIIESDATIVAPLIFAYILNM; translated from the coding sequence ATGAAAGACTCTCCTATTACTTTTTTTATTAAAAAATACTTTCTTCATTTCAATGCTTTAACTTTATCAGAAGCAGCTAAAGCATATAAATATCATATTCAAAATAACGGAAAAATGATGATTACACTAGCAGGAGCAATGAGTACGGCAGAATTAGGAAAAATATTATCTGAAATGATACGAAAAAATAAAGTTCACATCATTTCTTGTACAGGAGCTAATTTAGAAGAAGATATATTAAATTTAATAGCTCATTCTCATTACAAAAAAATCCCTCATTATAGAGATTTAACTCCTTATGAGGAAAAAAATTTTTTAAAAAAAGGATATTATAGAGTTACAGATACTTGTATTCCAGAAGAACAAGCTTTTAAAGAATTACAAAAACATATGTTAAAAGTATGGATAAGAGCTAAAAAAAAATCAAAACGTTATTTTCCTCATGAGTATATTTATCAACTATTATTAGAAAATATTTTAGAACCCTATTACAATATAGATTCAGAAGATAGTTGGGTATTAGCTGCAGCAAAAAAAAATATACCCTTAATAGTCCCAGGATGGGAAGATAGTACAATAGGAAATATTTTTGCTTCATTTTGTATGAAAAAACTATTTCAACCGATTCTTGTAAAAACCGGAATCGAATATATGCTATTTTTAGCAAAATGGTATCAAAAAGAATCAATCAAACATAAAATAGGGTTTTTCCAAATTGGAGGTGGAATATCAGGAGATTTTCCTATCTGTGTAGTCCCTATGTTGTCTCAAGATATAGGATTTCATCCTACTCCGTTTTGGTCTTATTTTTGTCAAATTTCTGATTCCACAACCAGTTATGGATCTTATTCTGGAGCTATTCCTAACGAAAAAATTACTTGGGGGAAACTTGATAAAGATACTCCAAAATTTATCATTGAATCAGATGCAACTATAGTGGCTCCGCTTATTTTTGCATATATATTAAATATGTAA
- the lpdA gene encoding dihydrolipoyl dehydrogenase, giving the protein MNNLYDLVVIGSGPGGYISAIRASQLGLRTAIIEKYQELGGTCLNVGCIPSKSFLDSSKYFSLAKNNYSSHGIFFKELFFDFRKMIDRKNEIIKNINNGIKYLIKKNNIDLYQGIGSFKTKNILSITNRKLLKEKKEIQFQYCIISTGSKPLCLPHLNFDIENKIISSTEALNLKKIPKKLIIIGGGIIGLELGSIFNRLGSKITIIETMDKIISNMDDSLSQEMKKILEKSGIQIETSLSIISTFKKNNEEISILAKDHNGNNVNFIGNYCLLSIGRTPYTKNLGLENIKIEINQKGFILVNDHLQTSINNIYAIGDVIGGKMLAHKAEEEGLYVIEHIVGQKPNKLNYNLIPSIIYTYPEVASIGQSENEIKKDKIEYNIGIFPMKILGKARTSGSTDGFLKMISNKKTDEILGVHIIGDHASDMIMEASVAMEFRSSSEDIYRICHPHPTLSEAFKEAAQLNFENRTIHI; this is encoded by the coding sequence ATGAATAATTTATATGATCTTGTTGTTATTGGTTCTGGTCCAGGTGGATATATATCCGCTATTAGGGCTAGCCAATTGGGTCTTCGTACTGCTATTATAGAAAAGTATCAAGAATTAGGCGGAACATGTTTAAATGTAGGGTGCATTCCTTCTAAATCTTTTTTAGATTCTTCTAAATATTTTTCATTAGCTAAAAATAATTATTCTTCGCATGGAATTTTTTTTAAAGAATTATTTTTTGATTTTAGGAAAATGATAGATAGAAAAAATGAAATAATAAAAAATATTAATAATGGGATAAAATATTTAATAAAAAAAAACAATATTGATTTGTATCAAGGAATAGGTTCATTTAAAACAAAAAATATTTTATCTATAACAAATAGAAAATTATTGAAAGAAAAAAAAGAAATACAATTTCAATATTGCATAATTTCCACAGGTTCTAAACCTTTATGTTTACCCCATTTAAATTTTGATATAGAAAATAAAATTATTTCTTCTACAGAAGCTCTAAACTTAAAAAAAATTCCAAAGAAATTAATTATAATTGGAGGAGGGATAATTGGATTAGAATTAGGCTCTATTTTTAATAGATTGGGAAGCAAAATTACTATCATAGAAACTATGGATAAAATAATATCAAATATGGATGATTCTTTAAGTCAAGAAATGAAAAAAATTTTAGAAAAATCTGGAATTCAAATAGAAACCTCTCTATCTATTATCAGTACATTTAAAAAAAATAATGAAGAAATATCTATTCTTGCAAAAGATCATAATGGAAATAACGTTAATTTCATAGGAAATTATTGTCTCCTATCAATAGGAAGAACTCCGTATACAAAAAATCTAGGCTTGGAAAATATAAAAATTGAAATAAATCAAAAAGGATTCATATTGGTAAATGATCATTTACAAACTTCTATCAACAACATATATGCTATAGGAGATGTTATAGGAGGAAAAATGTTGGCTCATAAGGCTGAAGAAGAAGGGTTATATGTAATAGAACATATAGTGGGACAAAAACCAAACAAATTAAATTACAATTTAATTCCATCAATAATTTATACTTATCCTGAAGTAGCCAGTATTGGACAATCAGAAAATGAAATTAAAAAAGATAAAATAGAATATAATATAGGAATTTTTCCTATGAAAATCTTAGGAAAAGCTCGTACAAGTGGTTCTACAGATGGTTTTTTAAAAATGATTTCTAACAAAAAAACAGATGAAATATTAGGGGTTCATATAATTGGAGATCATGCATCAGATATGATTATGGAAGCATCTGTTGCTATGGAATTTAGATCCTCTTCAGAGGATATATATAGAATATGTCATCCTCATCCAACTCTCAGTGAAGCATTTAAAGAAGCAGCTCAACTTAATTTTGAGAATCGCACTATACATATCTAA
- a CDS encoding 4Fe-4S binding protein: MAIKITNKCINCGACEPECPNTAIYEGGKKWRMSDGTSLKKNKILDSTIFQKPKKKDIYFVVTEKCTECVGFYDVPQCVIVCPVQCCIQDKKNFENKDKLMKKKNFLHGGH, from the coding sequence ATGGCCATAAAAATTACAAACAAATGTATAAATTGTGGGGCTTGTGAACCGGAATGTCCGAATACAGCAATTTATGAAGGAGGAAAAAAATGGAGGATGTCAGATGGGACTTCTTTGAAAAAGAATAAAATATTGGATTCAACTATATTTCAAAAACCCAAAAAAAAAGATATATATTTTGTTGTTACGGAAAAATGTACAGAATGTGTAGGATTTTATGACGTACCACAATGTGTTATAGTTTGTCCAGTTCAATGTTGTATTCAAGATAAAAAAAATTTTGAAAATAAAGATAAACTTATGAAAAAAAAGAATTTTTTACATGGAGGTCATTAA
- a CDS encoding acyl-CoA reductase encodes MIKTFDKLGSFLREVSKFYAHDKYLSKYYKKFFPSFQKVLKKVTIKNSWFRIEDLLITFDQWGETLKKEKLKCWMSKYYLTKKKYKKILVIMPGNVPMVGFHDFLCIILSGHKIIIKLSEEDNLLLPFLCKIIIHENPILKNKIKFTNNIFNEKFDYVIATGNNNTARYFEYFFRKNPILLRKSRTSIAVLQGTETEKELISLNRDMLTYSGRGCRNVGKIFIPHHYDVHLILKKSFISEYITKNYKYIDNYKYYLSIYTMNKVSFQKNHFILFKEEKNYHSPISVVYYEFYDNFHKLKKIILKNKNHIQCIVSKNFLEKEILFGKTQYPKLEDYADEIDTIQFLNR; translated from the coding sequence ATGATTAAAACTTTTGATAAGTTAGGCTCCTTCTTAAGAGAAGTTAGTAAATTTTATGCACATGATAAGTATTTATCAAAATATTATAAAAAGTTTTTTCCTTCTTTTCAAAAGGTTCTTAAAAAAGTAACTATTAAAAATAGTTGGTTTAGAATAGAAGATTTATTAATAACATTTGATCAATGGGGAGAAACTCTTAAAAAAGAAAAGTTAAAATGTTGGATGAGTAAATATTATTTGACAAAAAAAAAATATAAAAAAATTCTTGTTATTATGCCTGGAAATGTCCCAATGGTAGGATTTCATGATTTTTTGTGTATTATTTTATCAGGACATAAAATTATAATCAAATTATCTGAAGAAGATAATTTATTACTTCCATTTTTATGTAAAATCATAATACATGAAAACCCAATATTAAAAAATAAAATTAAATTTACAAATAACATTTTTAATGAAAAATTTGATTATGTAATAGCCACTGGAAACAATAATACTGCCCGTTATTTTGAATATTTTTTTCGAAAAAATCCTATTTTACTAAGAAAAAGTAGAACCTCTATAGCAGTGTTACAAGGGACTGAAACAGAAAAGGAATTAATTTCTTTAAATAGAGATATGTTAACTTATTCAGGAAGAGGGTGTAGAAATGTAGGAAAAATATTTATACCTCATCATTATGATGTTCATTTAATTTTAAAAAAATCATTTATATCCGAATATATTACAAAAAATTATAAATATATAGATAATTATAAATATTATCTATCCATTTATACTATGAATAAAGTTTCTTTTCAAAAAAATCATTTTATTCTTTTTAAAGAAGAAAAAAATTATCATAGTCCAATATCTGTAGTATATTATGAATTTTATGATAATTTCCATAAATTAAAAAAAATAATTTTAAAAAACAAGAATCATATACAATGTATAGTATCTAAAAATTTTTTAGAGAAAGAAATACTTTTTGGTAAAACACAATATCCAAAGTTAGAAGATTATGCAGATGAAATCGAT